Proteins encoded together in one Xenopus laevis strain J_2021 chromosome 6L, Xenopus_laevis_v10.1, whole genome shotgun sequence window:
- the LOC108719076 gene encoding mediator of RNA polymerase II transcription subunit 10-like isoform X3, which produces MRLLPMTLSLTGVMNFLISGLQDIDKCRQQLHDITVPLEVFEYIDQGRNPQLYTKECLERALAKNEQVKGKIDTLKNPSKAGHRRKDLIFGTCVESPDIFRPAEIGRLVDRTEI; this is translated from the exons ATGAGACTCCTACCCATGACTTTAAGTCTTACTGGGGTGAT GAACTTTTTGATAAGCGGCTTGCAAGATATTGACAAATGTCGACAGCAACTTCATGATATCACTGTACCCTTGGAAGTTTTTGA GTACATTGATCAAGGGCGTAATCCACAGCTTTATACCAAGGAGTGCCTGGAAAGAGCTTTGGCTAAAAATGAGCAAGTCAAAGGGAAAATTGATACCCTAAAG aatccctctaaagctggccatagacgcaaagatctgattttcggaacgtgtgtggagagtcccgacatttttcgtccggcggagatcggtcgtttggtcgatcggacag aaatTTAA